The Enteractinococcus fodinae genome has a segment encoding these proteins:
- a CDS encoding chorismate-binding protein encodes MRDIGPVFPTRETFRELAAADHKVIPVTTKVLPDALTPVGIYRRLANDAPGTFLLESAGQDGNWSRYSFIGAGTAATLTEHNGQAVWQGQVPAGVPSTGTPIEVLEAALEFLATDVRAEISDALPYLVSGFVGFLGWDTVRAWVELGDGPADDLNLPSMAMNLVTDLAIHDAFDGTVTLVANAINFDGEATGVDEAYDRAVARLQDMTHRLVEPVADPVSVAPAGWLDRDFSRDIQHSWPEQDFLAAVRKTQQSIRDGEVSQLVISRRFTAETTATAFDTYRVLRAINPSPYMFLYTFDYPDREGVYHLVGASPETLVSVKDNRVLTHPIGGSKPKDPTRSIRSISDELLADPKEREEHQQLVDLAKSELSCVCAPGTVEVSDYMIVQQFSHILHLVSTVEGDIAANTTALDVLRANFPAGTLSGSPKHRALELLDAWEPHARGPFGGTVGYFDLAGNMDMAITIRTAVLKDQIAYLQAGAGIVAESVPASEAEETLTKATAAIRAVLAAQQLQDVKAENSST; translated from the coding sequence ATGCGTGATATTGGCCCCGTGTTTCCGACTCGAGAAACATTTCGCGAACTTGCCGCTGCAGACCACAAGGTCATCCCCGTCACCACGAAAGTCTTGCCCGACGCGTTAACTCCCGTGGGGATATACCGTCGGCTCGCCAACGATGCACCCGGCACGTTTCTCTTGGAATCTGCCGGTCAAGATGGCAATTGGTCACGCTACTCATTTATTGGGGCAGGCACCGCCGCTACCTTGACCGAGCACAACGGTCAGGCGGTCTGGCAAGGACAGGTTCCAGCCGGAGTGCCATCCACCGGCACCCCAATAGAAGTACTCGAGGCGGCTCTAGAATTTCTCGCCACCGATGTGCGGGCTGAAATCTCCGACGCACTGCCGTACTTGGTTTCAGGCTTTGTGGGCTTCCTGGGCTGGGACACCGTCCGAGCCTGGGTCGAACTTGGTGACGGGCCAGCCGATGACCTGAACTTACCGTCCATGGCCATGAATCTCGTGACCGATCTTGCCATCCACGATGCCTTTGATGGCACCGTCACCCTGGTAGCCAACGCCATCAACTTCGATGGCGAAGCCACCGGTGTTGATGAGGCCTACGACCGCGCTGTCGCTCGCCTGCAAGACATGACGCACCGGCTGGTCGAGCCGGTCGCCGATCCGGTCTCCGTCGCCCCTGCCGGGTGGCTTGATCGGGACTTTTCCCGTGACATTCAACATTCCTGGCCGGAACAAGATTTTCTCGCTGCGGTACGTAAAACCCAGCAATCCATCCGCGACGGGGAGGTGTCTCAACTGGTCATCTCGCGGCGTTTCACCGCTGAGACCACCGCGACCGCCTTCGACACCTATCGCGTACTTCGGGCTATTAATCCCAGCCCATACATGTTCCTGTACACCTTCGACTACCCCGATCGCGAGGGCGTCTACCACCTCGTGGGTGCCTCACCCGAGACGTTGGTATCGGTCAAAGATAACCGCGTGCTGACGCACCCGATCGGTGGTTCCAAACCGAAAGATCCGACCCGCAGCATCCGGTCCATCTCCGACGAACTGCTAGCAGACCCCAAGGAACGCGAAGAACACCAGCAACTGGTCGATCTCGCGAAATCCGAACTATCCTGCGTATGCGCTCCTGGCACAGTTGAAGTGTCCGATTACATGATCGTCCAGCAGTTTTCGCACATCCTGCACCTCGTCTCCACCGTCGAAGGAGACATCGCAGCCAACACGACCGCTCTGGATGTGTTGCGCGCGAATTTCCCGGCCGGCACCCTGTCCGGATCGCCCAAACATCGCGCACTGGAACTACTGGATGCGTGGGAACCGCACGCCCGCGGCCCGTTTGGTGGCACGGTTGGATACTTCGACCTGGCCGGCAATATGGATATGGCTATCACGATTCGCACCGCTGTTCTCAAAGACCAGATCGCCTACCTCCAAGCCGGAGCTGGTATCGTGGCCGAATCGGTGCCGGCCTCTGAAGCCGAAGAAACGCTCACCAAAGCAACCGCTGCCATCCGCGCCGTACTGGCAGCCCAGCAGCTCCAAGATGTCAAGGCTGAAAACTCTTCTACATGA
- a CDS encoding Trp biosynthesis-associated membrane protein: MTTPQPSEVTESPVRPTRSMTVLILLLGGVLALIGATQTWVTATGFEAAHIDLVQLSGQEASPVITAMALVSIAAGAALSIARRIGRWIIGILAILAAVTMGWATINVITNPLSAVALKIAETTGTTGFDEPGAQLEVSALPWLTVAGAVITVLGGLIALIVGRRWPVGKTKKYDVGEQQQPHRADRDGQLDEIDTWDELSRGEDPT; encoded by the coding sequence ATGACCACACCGCAACCATCCGAAGTGACCGAGTCACCCGTACGTCCAACCCGCAGCATGACCGTGCTGATCCTGCTGTTAGGTGGAGTGCTGGCCCTGATCGGCGCAACTCAAACGTGGGTCACCGCAACCGGGTTCGAAGCCGCACATATCGATCTGGTCCAATTATCCGGCCAAGAGGCGTCCCCGGTGATTACGGCGATGGCACTGGTGAGCATTGCTGCTGGGGCGGCATTGTCCATTGCTCGCAGGATCGGGCGGTGGATCATCGGCATCCTGGCCATCCTTGCTGCAGTGACTATGGGCTGGGCCACGATCAACGTCATTACCAACCCACTCAGTGCGGTAGCTCTAAAAATTGCCGAAACGACCGGAACGACAGGCTTTGACGAACCTGGCGCACAGCTTGAAGTCTCCGCACTGCCCTGGCTGACCGTCGCGGGAGCCGTGATCACTGTTCTCGGTGGACTAATTGCCTTGATTGTGGGGCGTCGATGGCCGGTAGGCAAAACGAAGAAATACGACGTCGGCGAACAACAGCAACCACACCGGGCCGACCGCGACGGGCAGCTCGATGAAATCGACACCTGGGACGAATTATCTCGTGGCGAAGACCCCACCTAA
- the lgt gene encoding prolipoprotein diacylglyceryl transferase, which yields MQLATLIASIPPPPTDGFEIGPFKIHLYALCIIAGGVLAFWLGGKRWAARGGKAEQMYDVGLWAVVFGIIGARLYHVLTVPDVYFGPGYDGSGDPWKIFAIWEGGIAIWGAIIGGALGVWFGCRRYGLRMLPMADAIAPGVLLAQAVGRWGNYFNQELFGEPTTLPWGLEVEADHYNFPAGLPADTLFHPTFLYESLWNLLGVAVLLLIDRRFKLRNGMMLASYIVWYTLGRIPIESIRLDAAQEFTILGITARTNTWMSVLMFLLAVGLLIYAIVNRPKTPEAQAEAEKIYRDGHEERPQSASDTEPTEPLDEDQSQPGDSDVDKPSS from the coding sequence ATGCAGCTTGCGACGCTGATCGCATCGATCCCGCCACCACCCACTGACGGTTTCGAGATCGGACCCTTCAAGATCCATCTCTATGCGCTCTGCATTATCGCCGGTGGTGTCCTGGCCTTCTGGTTAGGTGGCAAACGTTGGGCGGCTCGCGGCGGTAAAGCCGAACAAATGTATGACGTCGGCCTCTGGGCCGTCGTCTTTGGGATCATCGGTGCCCGGCTTTACCACGTGCTCACCGTGCCCGATGTATACTTTGGCCCCGGCTACGACGGTTCAGGCGACCCCTGGAAAATCTTTGCCATCTGGGAAGGTGGCATTGCGATCTGGGGTGCGATCATCGGCGGGGCGCTGGGCGTCTGGTTCGGGTGTCGGCGCTACGGGCTGCGCATGCTTCCGATGGCTGATGCCATAGCACCCGGCGTCCTGTTGGCACAGGCCGTTGGCCGGTGGGGCAACTACTTCAACCAAGAACTCTTCGGTGAGCCCACCACATTGCCGTGGGGGCTGGAAGTCGAAGCCGACCACTATAATTTCCCGGCCGGGTTGCCAGCAGACACCTTGTTCCATCCCACTTTCCTCTACGAATCATTGTGGAACCTCTTGGGCGTGGCGGTGCTGCTCCTGATCGACCGGCGGTTCAAGCTGCGCAACGGGATGATGTTGGCCTCCTATATCGTTTGGTACACCCTGGGTCGGATCCCGATCGAGTCCATCCGCTTGGACGCGGCTCAAGAATTCACCATTCTGGGGATCACCGCACGCACCAACACGTGGATGTCAGTGTTGATGTTCCTCCTGGCTGTCGGGCTGTTGATTTATGCGATCGTGAATCGACCCAAAACCCCAGAAGCGCAAGCCGAGGCCGAGAAAATCTATCGCGACGGTCATGAGGAACGTCCCCAAAGCGCCTCCGATACGGAACCGACCGAACCGCTCGACGAAGATCAGTCTCAACCGGGCGACAGCGACGTCGATAAGCCCTCATCATGA
- the trpB gene encoding tryptophan synthase subunit beta has protein sequence MDTPQSNPQEHHGAFRQQEGPYFGKYGGRWMPESLMAALQEVEQTFRTAVDDPAFVEELQDLYANYINRPSLLTEVPRFAQAYPGVRIFLKREDLNHTGSHKINNVIGQALLAKRMGKTRLIAETGAGQHGVATATAAALFGMECTVYMGEADTKRQALNVARMELLGAEVKAVDIGARTLKDAINEALRDWVASVENTHYLLGTVTGPSPFPEMVRYFHQVIGEEAREQSQAQVGKLPDAVVACVGGGSNAIGIFHAFLDDAEVELYGMEAGGAGVETGKHAAPITLGRVGVLHGARTYLMQDEDGQTIDSHSVSAGLDYPGVGPEHAYLHDTGRVDYQPVSDAEAMNAFKSLSQSEGIMPAIESAHALAGAQRLAERWVEEGVVTADTPAAEQKVIIVSLSGRGDKDVSTAATWFGMVPEDLTELGE, from the coding sequence ATGGATACCCCACAGTCCAATCCGCAAGAACACCACGGAGCCTTCCGGCAGCAGGAGGGGCCATACTTTGGTAAATACGGTGGACGCTGGATGCCAGAATCGCTCATGGCCGCGTTACAAGAAGTAGAGCAGACCTTCCGAACCGCCGTCGACGATCCGGCGTTCGTCGAGGAACTCCAGGACTTGTACGCAAACTACATCAACCGGCCTTCATTGCTCACCGAGGTGCCCCGGTTCGCGCAAGCATATCCTGGGGTTCGTATCTTCTTGAAGCGCGAAGACCTCAACCACACCGGTTCGCACAAGATTAATAACGTCATCGGTCAGGCCCTGCTCGCCAAGCGGATGGGCAAGACCCGGTTGATCGCTGAAACCGGTGCGGGTCAGCACGGGGTCGCGACCGCTACCGCGGCCGCCCTGTTCGGGATGGAATGCACCGTGTATATGGGTGAGGCTGACACCAAACGTCAGGCCCTCAACGTCGCCCGAATGGAGCTCCTCGGGGCCGAAGTCAAAGCCGTCGACATTGGTGCTCGAACCCTCAAAGACGCGATCAACGAAGCACTGCGTGACTGGGTAGCTTCTGTTGAGAACACCCATTATTTGCTGGGTACTGTCACCGGTCCGTCGCCCTTCCCAGAAATGGTGCGATACTTCCACCAGGTCATCGGCGAAGAAGCTCGCGAGCAGTCGCAGGCTCAAGTCGGCAAACTTCCAGACGCCGTGGTGGCCTGCGTCGGTGGGGGATCCAACGCCATTGGTATCTTCCACGCCTTCCTTGATGATGCCGAGGTGGAGCTCTATGGGATGGAAGCCGGCGGCGCAGGCGTCGAGACCGGTAAGCATGCCGCCCCAATTACCTTGGGCCGAGTCGGCGTACTCCACGGAGCTCGCACCTATCTGATGCAAGACGAAGACGGTCAGACTATCGATTCGCATTCAGTCTCGGCCGGGCTGGACTACCCTGGCGTCGGCCCCGAACATGCCTACTTGCACGACACCGGGCGGGTGGATTACCAGCCGGTCTCCGATGCTGAGGCAATGAACGCCTTTAAATCGCTCAGTCAGTCGGAAGGCATCATGCCCGCCATCGAGTCTGCCCACGCACTAGCAGGCGCGCAGCGGCTGGCCGAACGCTGGGTCGAGGAGGGCGTGGTCACTGCTGACACCCCAGCAGCCGAACAGAAGGTCATCATCGTCAGCCTGTCCGGTCGCGGTGATAAAGACGTCAGTACCGCCGCAACCTGGTTCGGTATGGTCCCAGAAGATCTCACCGAGCTTGGAGAATAA
- the trpA gene encoding tryptophan synthase subunit alpha has protein sequence MTEQQIRSLTAEKIEQARAEGRTAFIGYLPAGYPSIEESIEAAVQLGNNGADIIEIGLPYSDPVMDGEVIQKATAQALQNGFRVADVFHIVKEVTSRTDAAVVIMTYWNLVAQMGVDEFSRRFAEAGGAGLVTPDLVPEEAGEWFEASDKYGLDRIFLTAPSSPDDRVKLTVESSRGFVYAVSIMGITGARTAVSDAAERVVQRAHAAGAPRVCVGLGISEPDHVAEIGSYADGAIVGTTLVTALRDGGPEAVGEITRRLVTGAHKA, from the coding sequence ATGACAGAACAACAGATTCGCTCTCTGACCGCAGAGAAAATTGAACAGGCACGTGCCGAAGGCCGTACGGCCTTTATCGGGTACCTACCCGCGGGGTATCCAAGCATCGAAGAATCGATCGAGGCCGCAGTCCAGTTGGGCAATAACGGTGCCGACATCATCGAAATCGGCTTGCCCTACTCGGATCCGGTGATGGATGGGGAAGTCATCCAAAAAGCCACCGCGCAGGCTTTGCAAAATGGTTTTCGGGTGGCCGATGTGTTTCACATCGTCAAAGAAGTTACCTCCCGCACCGACGCCGCCGTGGTCATTATGACGTATTGGAATCTCGTCGCGCAGATGGGAGTCGATGAATTCTCCCGGCGATTCGCCGAAGCCGGTGGCGCCGGACTCGTCACCCCAGACTTGGTACCTGAAGAAGCCGGTGAATGGTTTGAGGCCTCGGATAAATACGGCCTTGATCGAATCTTCCTGACCGCACCGTCCTCACCCGATGATCGCGTCAAACTCACCGTTGAATCGTCACGGGGCTTTGTCTACGCGGTGTCCATCATGGGCATCACCGGTGCCCGTACCGCCGTCTCCGACGCTGCCGAACGGGTCGTCCAACGCGCTCACGCCGCCGGAGCACCCCGCGTCTGTGTAGGCCTTGGGATATCCGAACCGGATCACGTCGCAGAGATCGGCAGCTATGCTGATGGCGCCATCGTGGGCACCACCTTGGTCACCGCGCTACGTGACGGTGGTCCGGAAGCGGTCGGAGAGATCACCCGACGACTCGTTACCGGCGCCCACAAAGCCTAA
- the trpC gene encoding indole-3-glycerol phosphate synthase TrpC produces the protein MTPSPSTGTVLDSIIAGVVEDMDTRKATTPLARMQQLAAEAAPARNAYDALVGGRDNAAGVGIIAEVKRESPSAGPLADIASPAELAAQYAAGGAAAISVLTERRRFGGSLEDFDAVRARVDIPLLRKDFTVDEYQIYEARAHGADLVLLIVAALDDTQLRDYLALTHELGMHALVETHTVEEIQRAVAVNASIVGVNVRNLKTLEVDTAHYGTLAGHLPANVVRVAESGVKQASDVAMYAAQGADAVLVGEALVKHGEPRQAIADFRQASRS, from the coding sequence ATGACGCCATCCCCTAGCACCGGAACGGTCCTCGACAGCATCATCGCGGGTGTCGTAGAAGACATGGACACCCGAAAAGCCACCACCCCGCTGGCGCGCATGCAACAACTGGCTGCCGAAGCGGCACCTGCGCGCAATGCGTATGACGCACTGGTAGGTGGCCGTGACAACGCTGCGGGCGTGGGGATCATCGCCGAGGTCAAGCGCGAATCGCCCTCCGCTGGACCGCTGGCAGACATCGCTTCGCCGGCAGAACTGGCAGCGCAATATGCCGCCGGGGGAGCCGCGGCGATTTCTGTCCTGACCGAACGGCGCCGCTTCGGTGGATCTCTCGAAGATTTCGACGCGGTCCGCGCGCGAGTTGATATTCCGTTGCTGCGCAAAGACTTCACCGTCGATGAATATCAGATTTATGAAGCTCGCGCTCACGGTGCTGATCTCGTATTGTTGATCGTCGCTGCACTGGACGATACCCAACTGCGAGATTACCTGGCCCTGACCCATGAGCTCGGGATGCACGCGCTGGTCGAGACTCATACCGTCGAGGAAATTCAGCGCGCCGTTGCGGTGAATGCCTCCATCGTGGGTGTCAATGTGCGCAACCTCAAGACTCTGGAAGTAGATACCGCACATTACGGCACGCTGGCGGGGCATCTGCCAGCAAACGTCGTGCGAGTCGCGGAGTCCGGCGTCAAACAAGCCAGCGACGTCGCGATGTACGCAGCACAAGGCGCAGATGCTGTTCTTGTTGGAGAAGCACTGGTCAAACACGGTGAACCACGACAAGCGATCGCTGACTTCCGGCAAGCCAGCAGATCCTAA
- a CDS encoding HGxxPAAW family protein, with protein sequence MAYSKDRVQVDTDEIQVDEYGRILNDPTHDAAPSQGNSPAAWALVALVLVGLLVAAIGSLASWWIVMWVGIVIAALGPIVGFVMRLTGRGANGDYS encoded by the coding sequence ATGGCTTACAGCAAAGATAGAGTGCAAGTCGACACCGATGAGATCCAAGTCGACGAATACGGACGCATCCTCAACGACCCAACCCATGACGCGGCCCCCAGCCAAGGGAACTCACCTGCCGCCTGGGCCCTGGTCGCCCTGGTCCTGGTTGGCCTGCTGGTCGCAGCCATTGGGTCGCTGGCTTCCTGGTGGATCGTCATGTGGGTCGGTATCGTGATCGCAGCACTGGGACCGATCGTAGGGTTCGTCATGCGGCTCACCGGTCGTGGCGCCAACGGAGACTACTCATAA
- the pyk gene encoding pyruvate kinase — translation MRHAKIVATFGPATQGYETTSELIKAGVNVARLNFSHGEHAVHTSTFKTIRQASSDLDQPVAIFADLQGPKIRLGRFADGPHLLEDGDTFTITTRDIEGTQDICSTTFKGLPQDVEVGDELLIDDGKIALQAIEVTETDVVTNVVIGGMVSNNKGINLPGVAVSIPALTEKDEEDLRFALELGVDMVALSFVRRADDIDAVHRIMEEEGRRIPVIAKIEKPQAIDNLQEIIDAFDAIMVARGDLGVELPLEQVPVVQKDAIDLARRWAKPVIVATQVLESMIENPRPTRAETSDCANAVLDGADAVMLSGETSVGKYPVRTVQTMASIIKSAEEQGLDRMPPLGTRPGTRGGAITRAAVDIAKSLDIPFLVAFTQSGDSARRLSRLRAPQPIYAFTHSYTTSNVLCLSWGVIPRIVPFKDSTDQMTEQIDYELVKSGLAEINDLVVMVAGSPPGVPGTTNMLKVHRMGSTTAEIDPALIDTAVAPSAHRWDAVSGWSPM, via the coding sequence ATGAGACACGCGAAAATTGTCGCCACATTTGGCCCCGCCACACAGGGGTACGAAACCACAAGTGAACTAATCAAAGCCGGGGTGAATGTTGCACGCCTAAACTTCAGCCACGGCGAGCATGCAGTTCACACCTCGACGTTCAAAACGATCCGGCAAGCTTCATCGGACTTGGATCAACCCGTCGCCATCTTCGCTGACCTGCAGGGTCCCAAAATTCGACTGGGCCGCTTCGCAGACGGCCCCCATCTGTTAGAGGACGGGGATACCTTCACCATCACCACCCGAGACATCGAAGGCACCCAGGACATCTGCTCGACCACCTTCAAGGGACTGCCGCAAGATGTCGAGGTCGGTGATGAACTCCTCATCGATGATGGAAAAATTGCACTCCAAGCCATCGAGGTCACCGAAACTGATGTGGTGACGAATGTCGTCATTGGCGGCATGGTCTCGAATAATAAAGGTATCAACCTTCCGGGTGTTGCCGTCAGTATTCCGGCCCTGACCGAGAAAGACGAAGAAGACCTACGCTTCGCCCTGGAATTGGGCGTGGATATGGTCGCGTTGTCCTTTGTACGCCGTGCCGACGACATCGATGCGGTCCACCGCATTATGGAAGAAGAAGGTCGCCGCATCCCGGTTATCGCAAAGATCGAAAAACCTCAGGCGATCGACAACTTGCAAGAAATCATTGATGCTTTCGATGCGATCATGGTGGCTCGGGGCGACCTTGGGGTAGAGCTGCCACTCGAACAGGTCCCGGTGGTACAGAAGGACGCAATCGATTTAGCACGCCGCTGGGCGAAGCCGGTCATTGTGGCCACCCAGGTACTCGAATCGATGATCGAGAACCCACGACCAACGCGTGCAGAGACTTCCGACTGCGCCAACGCGGTCTTAGATGGTGCTGACGCTGTGATGCTCTCGGGCGAAACTTCAGTAGGAAAGTACCCCGTACGAACCGTGCAGACCATGGCCAGTATCATCAAATCCGCCGAAGAGCAGGGTCTTGATCGGATGCCGCCGTTGGGTACACGTCCCGGCACTCGCGGCGGGGCGATCACCCGTGCAGCCGTTGATATTGCCAAATCGCTGGACATCCCGTTCCTCGTAGCCTTCACTCAGTCGGGTGACTCGGCGCGACGACTCTCGCGACTGCGTGCACCACAACCGATCTACGCCTTCACACACTCGTACACGACTAGCAACGTATTATGCCTGTCTTGGGGCGTAATACCACGCATCGTGCCGTTCAAGGATTCGACGGACCAGATGACCGAACAAATCGACTATGAACTCGTCAAAAGCGGTCTAGCCGAAATTAATGATCTGGTCGTGATGGTGGCCGGCTCGCCCCCGGGAGTTCCCGGCACCACGAACATGCTCAAAGTCCACCGCATGGGCTCAACCACCGCAGAAATTGACCCAGCGCTGATTGACACCGCGGTCGCGCCCTCAGCGCACCGCTGGGATGCGGTATCCGGCTGGTCCCCAATGTAG
- a CDS encoding ANTAR domain-containing response regulator: MTDSESPAPMRIVVAEDETIIRLDIVETLTGQGYEVVGEADNGQRAIELVEELSPDVVLMDISMPIMDGLSATRSISERSLAPVVILTAFSQRDLIEQATQAGAMSYIVKPFSETDLVPAIELARARFEQLVTLEAEVSDLETRFETRKLVDRAKTLLQQRLEITEPEAFRWIQKTSMDRRLTMKEVAQTVIDQLGNPSP, encoded by the coding sequence ATGACAGACAGCGAGTCACCCGCACCAATGCGTATCGTAGTGGCTGAAGACGAGACAATTATCCGGTTAGATATTGTCGAGACCCTCACGGGGCAAGGCTATGAGGTTGTTGGTGAGGCCGATAATGGGCAGCGGGCCATTGAGTTGGTTGAGGAGCTGTCGCCTGATGTGGTGTTGATGGACATTTCAATGCCGATTATGGACGGGTTGTCTGCCACCCGCTCGATTTCGGAAAGGTCGTTAGCACCGGTCGTTATTCTCACAGCGTTTTCGCAGCGCGATCTGATCGAGCAGGCGACCCAGGCCGGTGCCATGAGCTATATCGTGAAACCGTTTAGCGAAACCGATTTAGTGCCGGCCATTGAGCTGGCTCGCGCGCGATTCGAGCAGCTGGTCACCCTGGAGGCTGAAGTTTCTGACCTGGAGACGCGGTTTGAGACCCGCAAATTGGTGGACCGCGCGAAAACGTTGTTACAACAGCGGCTGGAGATTACTGAACCTGAAGCGTTTCGGTGGATCCAGAAAACTTCGATGGACCGGCGTTTGACCATGAAGGAAGTTGCCCAGACGGTGATCGACCAGCTGGGCAACCCCTCCCCCTAA